The following coding sequences are from one Enterococcus sp. 4G2_DIV0659 window:
- a CDS encoding NAD-dependent epimerase/dehydratase family protein, giving the protein MTKIFVLGGTGFLGYHIILELLTRGYSVRTLSRSPMPIKDLLPKEVEFQARDINDFSDDELLTLLNDVDGFIHAAGADDRLLPKKPATTFYYEANVLPTQRLVRLAKKAGVKSFVICGSYFAEFAERMPELELQKQPYIRNRLLQEQIGFAEGEGEMKVTSLRLPYIFGTMPGRLPFWKIVVDQIYGKEMFPALKGGTAMVTVQQVAQAAVGACEKGKHRKTYALGDTNMKFVDFYQLIVNVLGQSAKTKISLMDYQALKPAYEQMDAEAEKNNNEFGVNMKTIGLIQTFDFYLSPEETFSQLDVDRMDVKASIEETVKKSM; this is encoded by the coding sequence ATGACAAAAATATTTGTACTTGGGGGCACCGGTTTTTTAGGCTATCATATTATTTTGGAGTTATTGACTCGTGGATATAGCGTGAGAACGCTATCACGTTCACCGATGCCTATAAAGGACTTGTTACCCAAAGAAGTTGAGTTTCAAGCAAGGGATATTAATGATTTTTCAGATGACGAATTATTAACACTACTAAATGACGTAGATGGTTTTATTCATGCTGCTGGGGCAGATGATCGTTTGTTACCTAAAAAGCCAGCAACCACTTTTTATTATGAAGCGAACGTTTTACCAACTCAACGGTTAGTGAGGCTAGCTAAAAAAGCAGGGGTAAAAAGTTTTGTTATCTGTGGCTCTTATTTTGCTGAATTTGCTGAGCGGATGCCTGAACTTGAACTACAAAAGCAACCTTATATTCGTAATCGTTTGTTGCAAGAACAAATTGGATTTGCAGAAGGAGAAGGTGAGATGAAAGTTACTTCATTGCGTTTACCTTACATTTTTGGTACGATGCCAGGTCGTCTTCCATTTTGGAAGATCGTAGTTGATCAGATTTATGGAAAAGAAATGTTTCCTGCACTAAAAGGTGGAACAGCGATGGTAACAGTACAACAAGTCGCGCAAGCTGCAGTTGGAGCATGCGAAAAAGGGAAACATCGAAAGACCTATGCACTTGGCGATACGAATATGAAGTTTGTTGATTTTTATCAATTGATTGTAAACGTTCTTGGACAATCTGCAAAAACCAAGATCTCTTTAATGGATTATCAAGCCCTAAAGCCCGCATATGAACAAATGGATGCTGAGGCTGAAAAGAATAATAATGAATTTGGTGTCAACATGAAAACAATTGGTCTCATTCAAACTTTTGACTTTTACTTATCTCCAGAAGAAACATTTAGTCAATTAGATGTTGATCGAATGGATGTTAAAGCCTCCATTGAAGAAACTGTAAAAAAATCTATGTGA
- a CDS encoding DEAD/DEAH box helicase — protein sequence MNKPTFTNYPLSEVILKAISDLGYETPTLVQQAVLPIVLEGADALVQSQTGSGKTASFGIPLCEKVDWIENKPQVLVLEPTRELAQQVQEDLINIGRYKRLKATAVYGKSSFIKQKSELKQKSHIVVGTPGRVVDHILKGTLPLEKIKYLVIDEADEMLNMGFIDQVKEIIESLPQNKQTLLFSATMPETIERMSSSYLQEPKIIKIEATNKTIPNIQHSYLETTEEHKFSALEAVTIVENPDTCIVFCNTQDKVNEAYAFLVEAGYPVGKLHGGMMQEDRFDVMDAFRKGKFRYLVATDVAARGIDIENVTHVINLDVPFEKESYVHRVGRTGRAGKEGFALTFVTLKEEALKKEIESFSGLTMTRITLPNAKLIARSKSAFETKITTKQKPKHQKAKRLNQEITKVYFNGGKKKKLRALDFVGTISKIEGINSEDIGIITIQENVTYIDILNGKGQLVIQAMKERTIKGKQLKVHVARKK from the coding sequence ATGAATAAACCAACTTTTACTAACTACCCTTTAAGCGAGGTCATACTAAAGGCGATTTCAGATTTAGGTTATGAGACACCTACGTTAGTTCAACAAGCTGTTCTACCAATAGTCTTAGAAGGGGCAGACGCTCTTGTACAGTCACAAACAGGAAGTGGGAAAACGGCTAGCTTTGGTATTCCACTTTGTGAGAAAGTAGATTGGATCGAAAATAAACCTCAAGTTCTTGTTCTAGAACCAACGAGAGAATTAGCTCAACAAGTACAAGAAGATTTAATTAATATCGGTAGGTACAAACGACTGAAAGCAACCGCAGTATACGGAAAATCTTCTTTTATTAAGCAAAAATCAGAGCTAAAACAAAAAAGTCATATCGTGGTTGGAACGCCAGGGCGAGTAGTAGACCATATTCTCAAAGGAACATTGCCTCTTGAAAAAATTAAGTATTTGGTAATTGATGAAGCAGACGAAATGTTGAACATGGGATTTATCGATCAAGTGAAAGAAATTATTGAATCCTTGCCCCAAAATAAACAAACATTGCTATTCTCTGCCACAATGCCAGAAACGATTGAACGAATGAGCAGCTCTTATTTACAAGAACCAAAGATCATAAAGATCGAAGCAACGAATAAAACAATTCCTAATATTCAACATTCCTATTTAGAAACAACAGAAGAACATAAATTTTCTGCTTTAGAAGCAGTAACAATTGTGGAAAACCCTGATACATGTATTGTTTTTTGTAATACACAAGATAAGGTGAATGAAGCGTATGCGTTTTTAGTCGAAGCAGGATATCCAGTGGGAAAATTACATGGAGGCATGATGCAAGAAGATCGTTTTGACGTGATGGATGCGTTCAGAAAAGGAAAATTTCGTTACCTTGTAGCAACGGATGTCGCAGCCAGAGGAATTGATATTGAAAATGTTACTCATGTCATTAATTTAGATGTTCCTTTTGAAAAAGAAAGTTATGTTCACCGAGTTGGTCGAACAGGCCGAGCAGGTAAGGAAGGGTTTGCACTGACGTTTGTTACACTAAAAGAAGAAGCGCTAAAAAAAGAAATCGAATCTTTTAGTGGATTGACAATGACTCGAATCACATTACCCAATGCCAAGCTAATCGCAAGAAGCAAGTCAGCTTTTGAGACAAAAATAACAACAAAACAAAAACCAAAACACCAAAAAGCAAAACGGTTAAATCAAGAAATCACAAAAGTTTATTTTAATGGTGGTAAGAAAAAGAAACTAAGAGCACTTGATTTTGTTGGAACTATTTCCAAAATTGAAGGAATCAACTCAGAAGATATTGGGATTATTACCATTCAAGAGAATGTGACCTATATTGATATTTTAAATGGAAAAGGACAACTTGTTATTCAAGCGATGAAAGAACGAACGATCAAAGGCAAACAACTGAAAGTACATGTAGCAAGAAAAAAATAG
- a CDS encoding ATP-grasp domain-containing protein yields the protein MYDKSFRELKFVILFGLSLFSIYLRFRVLLNFVSFQSLILLLISEKRKNNGYEKFHIFSTTVYNNQKDEIISVAKNALDAIGLTDGPAHVEVKYTSEGPKIIEVNGRPGGDNITSDLIKNAYGIDIFKQTVLKYLGEPIAIKKEANLASAIGYILSDQDKNIAQLQGLDEVLKDSSITRYEVAKGTIENVRAAKSSDDRLGYIIIQEQTAAEAKQKIMALISQIYVK from the coding sequence ATGTATGACAAATCATTCAGAGAGCTTAAATTTGTCATACTTTTTGGTTTGAGCTTGTTTAGTATTTATTTGAGATTCAGAGTTCTCTTAAATTTTGTGTCTTTTCAATCACTTATTTTGTTGTTAATAAGTGAAAAGAGAAAAAATAATGGATATGAGAAATTTCATATTTTTTCAACGACAGTATATAATAATCAAAAGGATGAAATTATATCAGTTGCTAAAAATGCATTGGATGCAATTGGTTTAACTGATGGTCCAGCGCATGTGGAAGTTAAATACACAAGTGAAGGTCCCAAAATTATAGAGGTAAATGGTAGACCAGGGGGAGATAATATTACTTCTGATTTGATAAAGAATGCTTATGGTATCGATATTTTTAAACAGACAGTTTTAAAATATTTAGGAGAGCCAATAGCTATTAAGAAAGAGGCGAATTTAGCATCAGCAATTGGTTATATTTTATCAGATCAAGATAAAAATATTGCTCAGTTGCAGGGGTTGGATGAAGTATTAAAAGATTCGAGTATTACAAGGTATGAAGTAGCTAAAGGCACAATTGAAAATGTTCGAGCTGCTAAAAGTTCTGATGATAGACTTGGATATATTATTATTCAAGAACAAACAGCAGCAGAAGCCAAACAAAAAATCATGGCACTTATATCTCAGATTTATGTTAAATAA
- a CDS encoding 4'-phosphopantetheinyl transferase family protein, with protein MHELNNIRKEIKKQFLYQLWCFKESYIKYLGLALSMSLFTFYIKSSGGKYEVRNNRGKIDCKIESLNIDRSSV; from the coding sequence ATACATGAACTTAACAACATAAGAAAAGAAATAAAAAAGCAATTTTTATATCAATTATGGTGTTTTAAGGAAAGCTATATTAAATATTTAGGATTAGCACTTTCTATGAGTTTGTTTACGTTTTATATAAAATCAAGTGGAGGAAAATACGAAGTAAGAAATAATCGCGGGAAAATAGATTGTAAAATAGAATCCCTCAATATAGATAGAAGCTCTGTTTGA
- a CDS encoding RrF2 family transcriptional regulator: protein MSYSVAFSQSLEILSYIALKTKIGEDQYLTIKQISERLNVPVPSVKRLIGLLKNGGFIESKKGVNGGLSLTRLPKDVSVYEIFEAVEGRSPLFKIYNNFDTNNFIHREEAENMLTNINALLISAEKAMLKELKNESLADLFQLEHENK from the coding sequence ATGTCTTATTCTGTGGCGTTTTCTCAATCTTTGGAAATTCTAAGTTATATTGCGTTGAAGACAAAAATAGGGGAAGATCAATATTTGACGATTAAACAAATTTCTGAAAGACTTAATGTTCCTGTACCAAGTGTAAAACGATTAATTGGCTTACTAAAAAATGGTGGTTTTATAGAGTCAAAAAAAGGGGTAAATGGAGGTCTTTCATTGACGCGATTACCGAAAGATGTTTCCGTATATGAAATTTTTGAAGCGGTGGAAGGTCGATCACCGCTATTCAAGATTTACAATAACTTTGATACAAACAACTTTATCCACCGAGAAGAGGCTGAGAATATGTTGACGAACATTAATGCACTTCTCATTTCTGCAGAAAAGGCAATGCTTAAGGAATTGAAAAATGAGTCACTTGCAGATTTATTTCAATTAGAACATGAAAATAAATAG
- a CDS encoding histidine phosphatase family protein, whose translation MNKIDFYIIRHGKTNVNLENKIQGSTNDHLTPEGRRDIEELATIFKRRGILFDVSFTSDSYRALETGDILLKEFDFVNQYVNEKLGEWNFGSLENQDIDDTIQAFIGESKSGNLCLDYNILADYIVSKDQTRTTETWTEICNRIQKAFQEIAIFCQNKKFDKILVVSHGLTISTFLQTIDFKYSFMDIPSNGEVVIVNYDNDFFL comes from the coding sequence ATGAATAAGATAGATTTTTATATTATTCGTCATGGTAAGACAAATGTAAATCTTGAAAATAAAATTCAAGGATCGACTAATGATCACTTAACCCCTGAAGGCAGGCGAGATATTGAAGAACTAGCAACAATTTTTAAAAGAAGAGGAATATTATTTGATGTTTCATTTACAAGTGATAGTTATCGCGCGCTAGAAACTGGTGATATCCTTTTAAAGGAGTTTGATTTTGTTAATCAATATGTCAATGAAAAGCTTGGAGAGTGGAATTTTGGTTCGCTAGAAAATCAGGATATAGATGATACAATTCAAGCGTTTATAGGAGAAAGTAAGAGCGGCAACCTTTGTCTAGATTATAATATCCTTGCTGATTATATTGTTAGTAAAGACCAGACAAGAACAACAGAAACATGGACAGAAATTTGTAATAGAATTCAAAAGGCATTCCAAGAAATTGCAATTTTTTGTCAAAATAAGAAATTTGATAAAATTCTTGTTGTGAGTCATGGTTTAACAATAAGTACTTTTTTACAAACTATTGATTTTAAATATTCATTCATGGATATTCCATCAAATGGGGAGGTAGTGATAGTCAACTATGATAATGATTTTTTTCTGTAG
- a CDS encoding carboxymuconolactone decarboxylase family protein — translation MEDRYSQGFNKMESQLGESGKSILASFPEKFEDIGKYILEFVFADLGGRNILEDKYREMITIVSLISQGDTANQLKLHISCALDAGLTENEVAETIIQCVPHVGFPKVLNAISIASFVFEQRNEDENE, via the coding sequence ATGGAAGATAGATATAGTCAAGGTTTTAATAAGATGGAATCACAGCTTGGAGAATCAGGAAAATCCATTCTCGCATCATTTCCTGAAAAATTTGAAGATATTGGAAAGTATATTTTAGAGTTCGTTTTCGCGGATTTGGGCGGACGAAACATATTAGAAGATAAATATCGTGAAATGATTACAATTGTTAGCTTGATATCTCAGGGCGATACAGCTAATCAGCTGAAATTGCATATATCCTGCGCGCTAGATGCGGGTTTAACTGAAAATGAAGTTGCTGAAACAATTATACAATGTGTACCACATGTTGGTTTTCCCAAAGTTTTAAATGCAATTTCGATTGCTTCTTTTGTATTCGAACAAAGAAACGAAGATGAAAATGAATAA
- a CDS encoding NAD(P)-dependent alcohol dehydrogenase, translating to MRAISYKGGTNPSEALHPIDVKIPTPKKNQVLVKVKASSLNIIDFERFINQSKLSTFARLINVLQGKNAVLGGEVSGTIVTMGNCVTDFQIGNQVFGPTVGAMQFGGWAEYALCESKTLAMKPCYLTYEQAAVIPLSGLTALGAVETVNIRHGNDVLIYGASGGVGLYMLQILKAKGVNVTAVCSRRNLKLVQSFNVHKVICYQNEDVFRCGQLFDVVISVNGNQPIRKFLKLLKPEGQYLVVGNARQIIHSILHSLTSKNVKIFSSVLGHNRETIDQLVELLEEEKITPFIDKIYKISDVVQAVNYIVNEHAQGKVALTMDYGGEKNGR from the coding sequence ATGAGAGCAATTAGTTATAAAGGGGGAACAAATCCATCAGAGGCATTGCACCCAATTGACGTTAAGATTCCTACTCCAAAAAAAAATCAAGTTTTAGTAAAAGTTAAAGCCTCTTCGCTGAATATTATTGATTTCGAAAGATTTATTAATCAATCAAAGTTATCAACTTTTGCAAGGCTAATTAATGTTTTACAAGGGAAAAATGCTGTACTTGGTGGCGAAGTATCAGGTACGATCGTGACAATGGGAAATTGCGTTACAGATTTTCAAATAGGAAATCAAGTATTTGGTCCCACAGTGGGTGCAATGCAATTTGGTGGCTGGGCAGAATATGCTTTGTGTGAAAGTAAAACACTAGCTATGAAACCATGTTATTTAACTTACGAACAAGCAGCAGTTATTCCTCTTTCAGGATTGACTGCTCTTGGAGCAGTTGAAACAGTAAATATTCGTCATGGTAACGATGTATTGATTTATGGTGCTTCGGGAGGAGTAGGACTGTATATGCTTCAAATTTTGAAAGCTAAAGGTGTAAATGTAACAGCTGTATGTAGTAGGCGAAACTTAAAACTAGTGCAATCTTTTAATGTGCACAAAGTAATATGTTATCAAAATGAAGATGTATTTAGATGTGGACAATTATTTGATGTTGTTATTAGTGTGAATGGGAATCAACCTATTAGAAAGTTTCTAAAGCTGCTCAAACCAGAGGGACAGTATTTAGTAGTTGGTAATGCAAGACAGATTATTCATTCAATCTTACACTCGTTAACATCTAAAAACGTTAAGATTTTTTCTAGTGTTCTTGGACATAATCGAGAGACAATTGATCAATTAGTTGAATTATTAGAAGAGGAGAAAATAACACCTTTTATTGACAAAATATATAAGATAAGTGATGTTGTTCAAGCAGTTAATTATATAGTAAATGAGCACGCTCAAGGTAAAGTTGCACTAACAATGGATTATGGAGGAGAAAAAAATGGAAGATAG
- a CDS encoding MFS transporter, whose amino-acid sequence MNNRKTITMWLALIGAFLTVLDTGILYTGTVKLSADLHLSASQLSWVQVTYVITYAGFMLLGGKLGDIYGRKNFFITSLLIFATGSLLVGVSTSAPMIIGFRAIQGIGAAILQPTCLALITDTFEGEDLQKAIGFYSAVVGAGAAVGVAFGGFCAEFISWRMGFIINAPLAIIMGIIAVKVIVASTKKTGKLDWTGTLLSVLAMGSLSYGIGGSSQRFWMLTISAIIWIIFIYSQSRVKEPIMPLEIFKNKERVGSYIGSLLFSAAGVIFWFYIPQFMQVQLHYSAFISALGMIPMSILLFVVALQVRKFVQKLGNGLVLVLGLFLVLLSACGLAFFANTDNYWLIFPFTLTFGIGFALALTPLTSSSMARISTNVRGAASGVYNTTRQFGAALGLALGLAVSADMTEITDIFRRVMLLAAFLIVVGIVFVVGLVLQNGKSNESN is encoded by the coding sequence ATGAATAATAGAAAAACTATTACTATGTGGCTTGCTTTAATAGGCGCATTTTTGACAGTTCTTGATACGGGTATCTTATATACTGGAACGGTTAAATTATCTGCCGATTTACATTTGTCAGCTAGTCAACTTTCATGGGTGCAAGTAACGTATGTTATAACCTACGCTGGATTTATGCTTTTAGGCGGAAAATTAGGGGATATCTATGGACGCAAAAACTTTTTTATTACCAGCTTATTAATATTTGCAACTGGTAGTTTACTTGTTGGGGTGTCAACAAGTGCTCCTATGATTATTGGATTTAGAGCAATACAAGGAATTGGTGCAGCAATTCTACAACCCACATGTCTTGCTCTGATAACAGATACTTTTGAAGGAGAAGACCTTCAAAAAGCTATTGGGTTCTATTCGGCTGTTGTAGGAGCAGGCGCAGCAGTTGGTGTGGCGTTTGGTGGTTTCTGCGCAGAGTTTATTTCTTGGCGGATGGGTTTCATCATCAATGCTCCTTTAGCGATTATTATGGGAATTATAGCCGTTAAGGTAATAGTAGCTTCAACTAAAAAAACTGGAAAGTTAGATTGGACAGGAACGCTACTCTCTGTACTTGCCATGGGTTCTTTGTCATATGGAATTGGTGGGAGTTCACAAAGATTCTGGATGTTGACTATATCAGCTATAATTTGGATAATATTTATTTATAGTCAATCACGTGTAAAAGAACCAATAATGCCTTTGGAAATATTTAAGAATAAAGAGAGAGTTGGATCTTATATAGGATCATTGCTATTTTCAGCGGCAGGCGTTATTTTTTGGTTTTATATTCCACAATTTATGCAAGTACAGCTTCATTATAGTGCTTTTATTTCTGCTTTGGGAATGATTCCTATGTCAATTTTACTATTTGTTGTGGCACTGCAAGTAAGAAAATTTGTCCAAAAGTTGGGAAATGGATTGGTTCTGGTTTTAGGACTTTTTCTTGTCTTGCTTTCGGCTTGTGGATTAGCCTTTTTTGCAAATACAGATAATTATTGGTTGATTTTTCCGTTTACATTAACTTTTGGGATAGGATTTGCTCTTGCTTTAACACCACTGACTTCTTCTTCTATGGCTCGAATATCAACAAATGTTAGAGGAGCAGCTTCTGGGGTGTACAATACAACTAGACAATTTGGAGCGGCACTAGGACTCGCATTAGGATTAGCTGTGTCCGCAGATATGACGGAGATAACAGATATATTCAGAAGAGTAATGTTGTTGGCTGCATTCTTAATAGTTGTTGGAATCGTATTTGTCGTTGGTTTAGTTCTTCAAAATGGTAAGTCCAATGAGAGCAATTAG
- a CDS encoding HAD family hydrolase, translating to MKTIKLIAVDIDGVLLEDTFSPVLYRLAKKFNVDYTLDIEKNAFSQNRESAGLYLKKKFRLSEDTTIQQMLDLYFSERDSYLNETYSKSSIVKGALDFITRLTQYDVHLICYGGLAYEQISSEFQPYLDYFEQYVCTNNFRPGLKEIIQDMYKIDFKEALFVDDVDRVAKEAKKYKVPFIGVPAIHSWGFQEEEMKKTGVKYMVKSVNEITQQFLEKIDSDNEIWEGEKI from the coding sequence ATGAAAACTATTAAACTAATTGCTGTTGATATTGACGGTGTACTACTTGAAGATACATTTAGCCCTGTGTTATACAGACTTGCTAAAAAATTTAATGTTGATTACACACTTGATATTGAAAAGAATGCTTTTTCGCAAAATAGAGAGAGTGCAGGATTATATTTAAAGAAAAAATTTAGACTATCAGAAGACACAACAATTCAGCAGATGCTGGATCTTTATTTTTCGGAACGAGATTCATATTTAAATGAGACTTATTCTAAATCAAGTATTGTAAAGGGAGCACTTGATTTCATCACTCGACTTACTCAGTATGATGTTCATCTAATTTGTTACGGGGGGTTAGCTTATGAACAGATTAGTTCAGAGTTTCAACCGTATCTTGACTATTTTGAACAATATGTTTGCACTAACAATTTTCGACCAGGATTAAAGGAAATAATTCAAGATATGTATAAAATTGACTTTAAGGAGGCTTTATTTGTAGATGATGTTGACAGAGTTGCTAAGGAAGCCAAAAAGTATAAGGTACCTTTTATTGGGGTTCCGGCTATTCATTCTTGGGGGTTCCAAGAAGAAGAAATGAAGAAAACGGGTGTTAAATACATGGTGAAATCAGTAAATGAGATTACACAACAATTTTTGGAAAAAATAGATTCAGACAATGAGATTTGGGAAGGAGAGAAAATATGA
- a CDS encoding AfsA-related hotdog domain-containing protein: MCTRKKKFVLSFGSKSRVNRNTIYVDSDEKFQLFSYVLEGLVDIDTEGITGNEISRIEALKSSYNIRKMTSNRDLVLSNLEKIPAIIDSYESEYVIPRIQIHKQMIHKTKQEDVMIDATELNDVPHVDLFIGYPTHTSEIKLDHIHEDHVEAILLGEVCRQSGIVSVSKQLGSDATYYITKEVKKYIKMVKREEEVLVQTFPIIANRKKGVGTCFYMLYQGNQLCMLGYYLVVYQKEKQE, from the coding sequence ATGTGTACACGTAAGAAAAAGTTTGTTTTGTCATTTGGTAGTAAAAGTCGGGTTAATAGGAATACAATTTATGTTGATTCTGATGAAAAATTCCAGTTGTTTTCCTATGTTCTTGAAGGGTTAGTAGATATTGATACGGAAGGGATAACAGGAAATGAGATAAGTAGAATTGAGGCGTTAAAAAGCTCTTATAACATCAGAAAAATGACTTCAAACAGAGATTTGGTACTGTCTAACCTTGAAAAAATCCCTGCGATCATTGATTCTTATGAATCTGAATACGTAATACCTCGTATTCAGATTCATAAACAAATGATTCATAAGACTAAGCAAGAAGATGTAATGATTGATGCGACTGAGTTAAATGATGTTCCTCATGTGGATTTATTTATAGGGTATCCTACTCACACATCTGAAATAAAGTTAGATCATATTCATGAAGACCATGTAGAGGCAATACTATTAGGAGAAGTCTGTCGGCAATCGGGAATAGTATCTGTGAGCAAACAGCTTGGGTCAGATGCAACATATTATATAACAAAAGAAGTAAAAAAGTACATTAAAATGGTAAAACGAGAAGAAGAGGTATTGGTGCAGACATTTCCAATAATAGCAAATAGAAAAAAAGGAGTAGGGACTTGCTTTTATATGCTGTATCAAGGTAATCAATTGTGCATGTTAGGTTATTATTTAGTCGTATATCAAAAGGAGAAACAAGAATAA
- a CDS encoding thioester domain-containing protein, translating to MTLEQDFEPKILLFFLLKKVNKVINRLLLFILIALPFITSASSVYAAEVSFHKIGDSVSTWHSKLLNGIHWTEQGSNMMTADENPAFFIEHGIPVTKPGAGFESIPEKDRLALIAYYGYQTNPNALTYTITQHIIWETLGNELLTTQVGNAFRVLSNVQIKKILTLIRIIGIT from the coding sequence ATGACACTAGAGCAAGATTTTGAACCTAAAATCTTGCTCTTTTTTTTATTGAAAAAAGTAAATAAAGTGATCAATCGATTATTATTGTTCATATTAATCGCACTACCCTTTATTACATCTGCATCATCTGTATATGCTGCGGAGGTGTCATTTCATAAGATTGGGGATTCGGTATCCACATGGCACTCTAAATTACTCAATGGGATACATTGGACAGAGCAAGGATCGAATATGATGACAGCGGATGAAAATCCAGCATTTTTTATTGAGCATGGCATCCCTGTGACGAAGCCAGGAGCAGGTTTTGAGAGTATACCAGAAAAGGATCGTTTAGCCTTGATTGCTTATTATGGGTATCAAACAAATCCTAATGCGCTAACGTACACCATCACACAGCATATTATCTGGGAAACTCTAGGAAATGAATTGTTAACAACCCAAGTTGGAAATGCTTTTCGCGTATTATCAAATGTCCAAATAAAAAAAATCTTGACTTTAATAAGAATAATAGGTATAACTTAA
- the rplS gene encoding 50S ribosomal protein L19, translating into MNPLIQELTQEQLRTDIPAFRPGDTVRVHAKVVEGTRERIQLFEGVVIGRRGSGISETYTVRKISNGVGVERTFPLHTPRVAQIEVVRYGKVRRAKLYYLRALHGKAARIKEIRR; encoded by the coding sequence ATGAATCCATTAATTCAAGAATTAACACAAGAACAACTACGTACGGATATCCCTGCATTTCGTCCTGGAGACACTGTTCGCGTTCATGCGAAAGTTGTCGAAGGAACTCGCGAACGTATCCAGTTATTTGAAGGAGTTGTTATCGGACGCCGTGGCTCTGGTATCAGCGAAACTTATACAGTACGTAAAATCTCTAACGGTGTTGGTGTGGAACGTACATTCCCATTACACACACCACGTGTTGCTCAAATCGAAGTAGTACGCTATGGTAAAGTTCGTCGTGCGAAACTTTATTACTTACGTGCATTACATGGTAAAGCAGCTCGTATTAAAGAAATTAGAAGATAA
- the trmD gene encoding tRNA (guanosine(37)-N1)-methyltransferase TrmD codes for MKIDVLTLFPRMFEGPLGESIIGKAVDKNLLEINVSNFRDHSDNKHQSVDDYPYGGGAGMLLKVQPIYDNLRNIEEKSPETKKRVILLDPAGKQFDQKMAEEFSQEEHLVFICGHYEGYDERIRSLVTDEVSLGDYVLTGGELGAMVMIDATVRLLPDVLGNKLSAQTDSHSTGLLEHPQYTRPAEFNGMVVPEVLTNGNHKLIDEWQQKESLRRTLERRPDMLEKIELTEQQEKWLKEIRDENNQF; via the coding sequence ATGAAAATTGATGTATTGACGCTTTTTCCGAGAATGTTTGAAGGACCTTTAGGGGAATCAATTATAGGCAAGGCTGTTGATAAAAACTTATTAGAGATTAATGTGTCCAATTTTCGTGATCATTCAGACAATAAACATCAATCAGTTGATGACTATCCCTATGGTGGCGGAGCAGGAATGTTGTTGAAAGTTCAGCCAATTTACGATAATTTGCGTAATATAGAAGAAAAATCTCCTGAAACGAAAAAACGTGTAATTCTGCTGGATCCTGCTGGAAAACAATTTGACCAAAAGATGGCAGAAGAATTTTCTCAAGAAGAGCATTTAGTTTTCATCTGTGGTCATTATGAAGGCTATGATGAACGCATCCGTTCGTTAGTTACTGATGAAGTCTCATTGGGCGATTATGTATTGACAGGAGGCGAATTAGGAGCGATGGTCATGATTGATGCGACGGTTCGTCTATTACCGGATGTCTTAGGAAATAAATTATCTGCCCAAACTGACTCGCATTCGACAGGATTATTGGAGCACCCACAGTATACACGTCCGGCAGAGTTCAATGGAATGGTTGTACCAGAAGTGTTAACTAACGGCAATCATAAATTAATTGATGAATGGCAGCAAAAAGAATCGTTAAGAAGAACCTTAGAACGAAGACCAGATATGCTAGAGAAAATAGAACTAACGGAACAACAAGAAAAATGGTTGAAAGAAATTCGTGATGAAAACAATCAATTTTAG